The Solanum lycopersicum chromosome 9, SLM_r2.1 genome window below encodes:
- the LOC101251219 gene encoding putative WEB family protein At1g65010, chloroplastic isoform X3, translating to MGFKKVYKALQEIFPEVDSRILRAVAIEHCKDGDTAVEVVLNEVIPCLTKLPSTSAEHSGVTGISSAAAVDANGPPQPDAFLLHNTKDSDELQNGSSFYDAGCGHHQTIEDTDGESLQNYHDAVGGNHVPLEVDGGGTPVSVEKCDKSKEKVTAYEPCLVMNAMSNAEDPEATSFTANKKNGAEVADNKLCLPTECVVLHDTFEGTENSSSDDSTALVHKRIHEEVSSQDNRGMKDPEGQVVPLSAQTLCGSEDSIEFVVAPDVHNFELEKTEISLHQKEKTELSDSVDATSSEDLAGVILVTKEESMPNSVVTASGQICSIDLLEDMMTEAKSNKKTLFLAVESIICLMRDVELQEEAAEQAKLEAAKGGLDMLERVEDLKEMLQHAKEANDMHAGEVYGEKSILATEVKELQSRLLGLADERDKSLAVLDEMRQTLEVRMAAAVKEIKAAEQERLEKKEVARKALADQEIIMEKVVQEANVLKQEAEENAKVMALSI from the exons ATGGGATTTAAGAAAGTTTATAAGGCATTGCAGGAGATTTTTCCTGAG GTTGATTCTCGAATTCTTAGAGCTGTTGCTATTGAGCATTGTAAGGATGGTGACACGGCTGTCGAGGTGGTCCTTAATGAAGTTATCCCCTGCTTGACTAAGCTTCCCTCAACTTCTGCTGAGCATAGTGGGGTTACTGGCATATCATCTGCAG CTGCAGTAGATGCTAATGGGCCTCCACAGCCTGATGCTTTTCTTCTTCACAATACAAAAGACTCAGATGAACTACAAAATGGCTCATCATTCTATGATGCTGGTTGTGGACAtcatcaaacaattgaagatactGATGGTGAATCTCTTCAGAATTATCATGATGCTGTTGGTGGAAATCACGTACCGCTTGAAGTTGATGGAGGTGGGACACCGGTCTCCGTGGAGAAGTGTgacaaaagtaaagaaaaagttaCTGCCTACGAACCCTGCCTAGTCATGAATGCCATGTCAAATGCTGAAG ATCCTGAAGCAACTTCTTTCACAGCAAACAAAAAGAATGGAGCTGAAGTTGCTGACAATAAGCTCTGTCTGCCCACGGAATGTGTTGTTCTGCATGATACCTTTGAAGGGACTGAGAACTCATCTTCTGATGATTCTACTGCACTTGTGCACAAAAGGATACATGAAGAAGTTTCTTCACAGGACAATCGGGGCATGAAAGATCCTGAGGGTCAGGTTGTGCCCTTGAGTGCTCAAACTTTATGTGGTTCTGAAGATAGTATAGAGTTTGTGGTTGCACCAGATGTGCACAACTTTGAGCTAGAAAAAACAGAAATCAGTCttcatcaaaaagaaaaaacagaactCAGTGATTCAGTCGATGCTACATCTAGTGAAGATTTGGCGGGTGTAATTCTTGTAACTAAAGAAGAGTCTATGCCAAATTCAGTGGTCACTGCATCAGGTCAAATTTGTAGTATTGACCTTCTCGAGGATATGATGACAGAAGCCAAAAGTAACAAG aaaacactgttTTTGGCTGTGGAGTCTATTATCTGCTTGATGAGAGACGTTGAACTCCAAGAGGAAGCTGCAGAGCAGGCAAAGCTTGAAGCTGCTAAGGGGGGACTGGATATGCTTGAGAGGGTGGAGGATCTGAAAGAAATGTTACAACATGCTAAGGAAGCAAATGATATG CATGCTGGTGAAGTTTATGGTGAGAAGTCCATCTTAGCTACTGAAGTTAAAGAACTTCAATCTCGCCTGCTTGGATTGGCAGATGAAAGGGACAAATCTCTCGCAGTTCTTGATGAG ATGCGTCAGACACTTGAGGTGCGAATGGCTGCTGCtgtgaaagaaataaaagctGCTGAGCAAGAAAGACTAGAAAAGAAAGAGGTTGCACGTAAAGCGCTTGCTGATCAGGAAATTATTATGGAAAAAGTTGTGCAAGAGGCAAATGTTCTGAAGCAAGAGGCAGAAGAAAATGCTAAGGTAATGGCCCTCTCTATTTAA